One genomic region from Dehalobacter restrictus DSM 9455 encodes:
- a CDS encoding demethoxyubiquinone hydroxylase family protein yields the protein MANYMIRGAVEPQEIFFRADNIDPAQLTMIRKGLRKLHTFEIMAVNIYKFQIAGASNDLNRLIIQAMANEMTHVQDYQIKLYEYGWSPSPLRWLFWLVGMFIGLFSRLRGEKSMLNAGIWTEQKAVADYQKIINSAKWEPETLAVIQKNLSDEYHHIETLQKHLNA from the coding sequence ATGGCTAATTACATGATCCGAGGAGCAGTTGAACCCCAGGAAATTTTCTTCCGCGCAGATAATATTGACCCTGCCCAGCTCACAATGATCCGCAAGGGTCTGAGAAAACTGCATACTTTTGAGATCATGGCCGTCAATATTTATAAATTTCAGATTGCTGGCGCTTCAAACGATCTGAACAGACTGATCATTCAGGCCATGGCCAATGAGATGACCCATGTCCAGGATTATCAGATCAAACTTTATGAATATGGCTGGAGCCCAAGCCCTTTACGGTGGTTATTCTGGCTTGTTGGAATGTTCATTGGTCTTTTCAGCCGCCTGCGGGGAGAAAAATCCATGCTGAATGCCGGGATCTGGACAGAACAAAAAGCCGTGGCCGACTATCAGAAAATCATCAATTCAGCGAAATGGGAGCCCGAAACACTCGCCGTAATCCAAAAGAATTTAAGTGATGAGTATCACCATATCGAAACTTTACAGAAGCATTTAAATGCCTAG
- a CDS encoding DUF2334 domain-containing protein, producing the protein MFKQKLMSREKIFAMALILVLFLTILIHTNVPADVNNTSEDQFSGKKSALLRLEDVGPGQEYASQENLDKLIVLADYLKQEGIPFEVSLIPRMVVPGRNYDVAITDHTEYAQRFVSTIKSLEERGGIIGVHGYTHQSGNSNSVSGYEFYSSAKNPDVPNTYAYAKERAEKAIALFDQAGIYPAYWETPHYSASPQQLIAFEEQIGLIYENNYYYPEAWKSNNVVNQHQEYYCGLDVVPAPLGHLNSPERLTAMLAVLDDPAKSGTLASLYVHPTYEFQFIKKVQQENGEVQYIYDENSLLHQLVKELKNRGYTFVSIYSLVGFVPAQRAENIQFDPRDEVFAGQFVPHASGKALLLWNKRANQWHMFRYTASWYAPRATRSFQDSGVWLKDLTLEKGTVPLIGYFKNKDKEDLLLFNAASGNLILAANDGNKFVPYHLKWPALNQSQTIRPLAADLNHDGLTDLFLYDKEHGRIGSAINQGGFFTDITWQGFGLLKAKNLKLAAGDFNGDGNSELFVMDHDTKQSKMLVGRKANKFSLAAGTWNSPFCFKPDSQIFAADINGDGKDDLLVHGSDGFWQSYISDGSKFIADRPFGPWGSRNEDAALAADMNGDNRADLVMIDHNTGYSNLNTAISVSGR; encoded by the coding sequence ATGTTTAAACAAAAATTGATGTCTAGAGAAAAAATCTTTGCAATGGCGCTGATACTTGTTCTTTTTTTAACAATTCTTATACATACGAACGTACCTGCCGATGTCAACAATACGTCAGAAGATCAATTTTCAGGAAAAAAGTCGGCCTTATTAAGATTAGAGGATGTAGGTCCCGGGCAAGAATATGCAAGCCAGGAAAACCTCGATAAACTGATTGTACTGGCAGATTATCTTAAGCAAGAGGGGATACCGTTTGAAGTCTCCTTAATTCCCAGGATGGTTGTTCCCGGCAGGAACTATGATGTTGCCATTACCGATCATACGGAATATGCCCAAAGATTCGTCTCTACCATTAAAAGCCTGGAAGAAAGAGGCGGTATCATCGGGGTCCACGGCTATACCCACCAGAGTGGGAACAGCAATAGCGTGTCAGGGTATGAATTTTACAGCTCGGCAAAAAATCCCGACGTACCCAATACATACGCCTATGCCAAAGAGCGGGCTGAAAAAGCGATCGCGCTGTTTGATCAAGCAGGGATTTATCCGGCCTACTGGGAGACCCCGCATTACAGCGCTTCGCCCCAGCAGCTGATCGCTTTTGAAGAACAGATCGGTTTGATCTATGAAAACAATTATTACTATCCTGAGGCCTGGAAAAGCAATAACGTTGTAAATCAGCATCAAGAATATTATTGCGGCCTCGATGTTGTACCTGCTCCTTTAGGGCATTTAAATTCCCCGGAACGGCTTACCGCTATGCTGGCTGTCTTGGATGATCCGGCAAAAAGCGGGACACTGGCATCCTTATACGTCCATCCTACCTATGAGTTTCAGTTTATAAAAAAAGTCCAGCAAGAAAACGGAGAAGTTCAGTATATTTATGATGAAAATTCCCTTTTGCACCAGCTTGTAAAGGAGCTAAAAAACAGAGGATACACTTTTGTCTCGATCTATTCACTCGTAGGCTTTGTCCCTGCCCAAAGGGCGGAAAATATTCAGTTTGACCCGAGAGATGAAGTTTTTGCCGGTCAGTTCGTACCGCATGCCTCGGGGAAAGCTCTGCTGCTATGGAACAAGCGCGCAAATCAATGGCATATGTTCCGATATACAGCTTCCTGGTATGCCCCCAGAGCCACGCGCTCATTTCAAGACTCAGGTGTATGGCTCAAGGACTTAACGCTGGAAAAAGGAACGGTTCCTTTAATCGGGTATTTTAAAAATAAGGACAAAGAAGATCTCCTGTTGTTCAATGCTGCCTCCGGGAATCTAATTTTAGCTGCAAACGACGGGAATAAATTTGTTCCTTATCATTTAAAGTGGCCGGCTTTAAATCAATCACAGACCATCCGTCCCCTGGCTGCTGACCTTAATCATGACGGGCTCACAGACCTGTTCCTGTATGACAAAGAACATGGCAGAATTGGTTCGGCAATCAATCAAGGCGGTTTTTTTACAGATATCACCTGGCAAGGCTTTGGCCTGCTTAAAGCCAAGAACCTAAAACTTGCAGCAGGAGATTTTAATGGTGATGGGAACAGTGAACTTTTCGTAATGGATCATGATACCAAGCAGTCGAAAATGCTGGTCGGGCGAAAAGCAAACAAATTCTCTCTTGCCGCTGGAACCTGGAACAGTCCATTTTGCTTCAAACCGGATTCTCAGATATTCGCAGCAGACATTAACGGTGACGGTAAGGACGATTTACTGGTACACGGCTCTGACGGTTTTTGGCAAAGTTATATCTCCGACGGCAGTAAATTCATCGCCGACAGACCCTTTGGCCCATGGGGATCCAGGAATGAAGATGCTGCACTTGCTGCAGACATGAATGGTGACAATCGGGCTGATCTGGTTATGATCGATCATAATACCGGGTATTCCAACCTTAATACCGCTATTTCAGTTTCAGGCAGATAA
- a CDS encoding sensor domain-containing diguanylate cyclase, producing MIENALKQSEALYRGVINNAAAGIALLNQDGHYHYVNATLCQMTGFSQEELKRLTLFDSIVPEERQESVMHCREVWEGKDAWKKCEKQFRCKDGQSLWAEINLSTVCDSGDNVIHLIMIVLDITVRKKLEKELLYQATTDFLTGIDNRLAFMQKAQEEFSRSERYKRNFTMLLIDIDKFKSVNDQYGHLVGDRVLKEVVKAFKLVLREMDVLARIGGEEFAVIPVESDLMMAQTVAERIQQKVLDVVVEMENTEKIQVSVSIGIAEKKELDLGVDDIFKRADDALYEAKNTGRNRIVVGNELVEDIGVCNGNP from the coding sequence ATGATAGAAAATGCCTTGAAGCAAAGTGAAGCGTTGTACCGTGGGGTAATAAATAATGCAGCCGCAGGAATTGCCTTGCTGAACCAGGATGGGCATTATCACTATGTAAATGCGACCCTGTGCCAGATGACTGGTTTTTCACAGGAAGAGTTAAAAAGGTTAACCCTTTTTGATTCGATTGTGCCAGAGGAGCGGCAAGAGAGTGTTATGCATTGCAGGGAAGTATGGGAGGGCAAAGACGCGTGGAAGAAATGTGAGAAACAATTCCGATGCAAAGACGGACAGTCCTTATGGGCCGAAATCAATTTATCCACAGTTTGTGACAGCGGGGACAATGTCATTCATCTAATCATGATTGTTCTGGATATAACTGTCAGGAAAAAGTTGGAGAAGGAATTGCTGTACCAGGCAACCACAGACTTTCTGACGGGTATTGACAACAGACTTGCTTTTATGCAAAAAGCGCAGGAGGAATTTTCGCGCTCGGAGAGATATAAGCGGAATTTTACGATGCTTTTAATTGACATTGATAAATTTAAAAGCGTGAATGATCAGTATGGCCATCTGGTTGGTGATCGCGTGCTGAAAGAGGTCGTCAAGGCATTTAAGCTTGTTTTGCGTGAGATGGATGTCCTGGCCCGGATCGGGGGAGAGGAATTCGCGGTGATTCCAGTAGAATCCGACCTTATGATGGCCCAAACGGTGGCAGAGAGAATTCAACAGAAAGTCCTGGATGTCGTCGTAGAAATGGAAAATACCGAAAAGATCCAGGTTTCTGTCAGCATCGGAATTGCTGAAAAGAAAGAACTGGACCTCGGTGTTGATGACATATTTAAAAGAGCGGATGATGCACTTTATGAGGCTAAAAACACAGGCCGGAACAGAATTGTCGTAGGAAACGAATTAGTTGAAGATATTGGAGTTTGTAATGGTAATCCATGA
- a CDS encoding helix-turn-helix domain-containing protein yields the protein MDEKFYTVPEVAELLKVSKNYIYELINRKQINYLRLSERRIRIPASALENCKLQDLDTLGYNQIVQSPKAGRPRNVCKRAR from the coding sequence ATGGACGAGAAATTTTATACGGTACCTGAAGTTGCTGAACTTCTAAAGGTAAGCAAAAATTACATATATGAATTGATTAATCGAAAGCAAATTAATTATTTACGTTTGTCGGAAAGAAGAATAAGGATTCCTGCCAGTGCTTTGGAGAATTGCAAACTACAAGATTTGGACACTCTTGGTTATAATCAGATTGTCCAATCCCCAAAGGCGGGGAGGCCAAGAAATGTCTGTAAGAGAGCGCGGTGA
- a CDS encoding tyrosine-type recombinase/integrase, producing MSVRERGESCWQIQIYLGRKEDGAEDYHYETYHGNETQANRYHDKLKKQIKKQLKSASGKLLSVEDLIDKWANILGKEIEDTTKDTYKRQANAVKPLVEGQMLYELNVEIIEERLKTLDGKIDAGILKVRTVRNYYSILKRILAWGASRDLVQPDLMKDIKPPKVSRIKRDVYSQSNLNIFIDTAKEYKHYLPLRILGVGGLRVGEVIGGKWKNLDLTHENGKMKIVEAMNSRTRKDNKETKTLNSERTIIFDVETTKELVIHKESMQKLNKANDNDFIFLSEDGNPLRYQVLFRAKERVLKKAGLHHIRIHDLRHGVGSILLDKGYSLTTVAEFLGQTPATTAAVYGHSLRLGNCEDVLR from the coding sequence ATGTCTGTAAGAGAGCGCGGTGAGAGTTGTTGGCAGATCCAAATTTATTTAGGGAGAAAGGAGGACGGCGCAGAAGATTATCATTATGAAACATATCATGGAAATGAGACTCAAGCGAACAGATATCATGATAAATTGAAAAAGCAAATAAAAAAACAATTAAAGTCTGCTTCAGGAAAATTGCTGTCTGTTGAAGATCTAATTGACAAGTGGGCCAATATATTAGGAAAAGAAATTGAGGATACAACCAAAGATACTTACAAGCGGCAAGCGAATGCAGTAAAGCCGCTTGTTGAAGGGCAGATGCTCTATGAATTGAATGTAGAAATAATCGAAGAAAGATTAAAGACTCTTGACGGGAAAATTGACGCCGGCATCCTAAAGGTCAGAACAGTGAGGAATTACTATTCGATATTAAAAAGAATTCTTGCTTGGGGAGCTTCGAGGGATTTGGTTCAGCCGGATTTAATGAAAGATATAAAACCCCCGAAGGTCTCCAGGATCAAAAGAGATGTTTATTCTCAAAGCAACTTAAATATTTTCATCGATACTGCTAAAGAATATAAACACTATTTGCCCCTTAGAATCCTAGGAGTAGGCGGCTTACGCGTCGGGGAAGTAATCGGCGGCAAGTGGAAGAATTTAGACCTGACTCATGAGAACGGGAAAATGAAAATCGTAGAAGCCATGAATTCCAGAACGAGAAAAGATAATAAAGAGACAAAGACCTTGAATAGTGAACGAACGATTATCTTCGATGTGGAAACAACAAAAGAATTGGTAATTCATAAAGAATCTATGCAAAAGCTGAATAAAGCGAACGACAACGATTTCATTTTCCTAAGTGAAGACGGCAACCCGTTACGGTATCAAGTTTTATTCAGAGCGAAAGAACGTGTCCTTAAAAAAGCCGGACTGCATCATATCCGGATTCATGACCTGAGACATGGGGTGGGGTCGATCTTGTTAGACAAAGGTTATTCACTAACAACCGTGGCAGAATTTTTAGGACAAACCCCGGCGACGACAGCCGCGGTTTATGGCCATTCCTTACGACTAGGTAACTGTGAAGACGTATTGCGGTGA
- a CDS encoding aminotransferase class I/II-fold pyridoxal phosphate-dependent enzyme has protein sequence MHSASQDRAPIYEALQKYKAMRIVPFDVPGHKQGRGNPELREFLGERCLSVDVNAMKPLDNLGHPVSVIKEAEELAADAFDAYHAFFMVNGTTSAVQAMIMSVCKQGDKIIMPRNVHKSAINALIISGAIPVYVNPGVNNALGIPLGMSISEVKKAMEQHPDAKAIFINNPTYYGICSDLKTITELAHQKGMFVLADEAHGTHFYFGENQPLNAMAAGADMAAVSMHKTGGSLSQSSFLLIGSRLNIGHVRQIINLTQTTSASYLLLSSLDISRRNLALDGKNIFAKVTSLANYGRDEINKIGGYYAFSKELINGDSIFDFDTTKLVVHTRDIGLAGVEVYDILRDNYDIQIEFGDIGNILAIISVGDRALALERLVSSLSEIKRLYMRDKTGMFDHEYITPDVGMAPQRAFYSEQHSLPIRKSAGQISGEFVMAYPPGIPILAPGERITEEIIDYIVYAKSKGSFLTGTEDMFIENIRVVGE, from the coding sequence ATGCATTCGGCTTCCCAGGACAGAGCGCCTATTTATGAGGCCCTTCAAAAATATAAAGCAATGCGGATTGTACCGTTTGATGTGCCCGGGCACAAACAAGGGAGAGGCAACCCGGAGCTCAGGGAGTTTCTCGGGGAAAGGTGCCTTTCTGTTGATGTCAATGCCATGAAACCTTTAGATAATCTTGGACATCCTGTTTCGGTCATCAAAGAGGCAGAGGAACTTGCTGCGGATGCCTTTGATGCCTACCATGCTTTCTTTATGGTCAATGGAACGACCTCAGCAGTCCAGGCGATGATCATGAGCGTATGCAAACAGGGCGATAAGATCATTATGCCGCGTAATGTTCATAAAAGTGCCATTAATGCACTGATTATCAGTGGGGCCATCCCGGTATATGTGAATCCGGGAGTCAATAATGCGCTCGGCATACCTTTAGGAATGTCGATCAGCGAAGTGAAAAAAGCAATGGAGCAGCATCCCGATGCAAAGGCTATTTTTATTAATAATCCTACCTACTACGGGATATGTTCAGACTTAAAGACCATTACCGAACTTGCTCATCAAAAGGGTATGTTTGTACTGGCCGATGAAGCCCATGGCACCCATTTTTACTTCGGTGAAAACCAACCGCTGAATGCCATGGCCGCAGGGGCAGATATGGCGGCGGTCAGTATGCATAAAACTGGAGGAAGCTTAAGCCAAAGCTCTTTTTTGTTAATTGGCAGCCGTTTAAATATTGGACATGTCCGGCAGATTATCAATCTGACCCAGACGACCAGCGCTTCTTACCTGCTTTTGTCTTCTTTGGATATTTCCAGACGCAATCTTGCACTTGACGGGAAAAATATCTTTGCCAAAGTAACTTCCCTGGCCAACTATGGACGCGACGAAATTAACAAAATTGGCGGATATTATGCATTCTCGAAGGAACTGATCAATGGAGATTCAATTTTTGATTTTGATACGACCAAGCTTGTCGTACATACCCGGGATATAGGGCTTGCGGGAGTGGAGGTCTACGATATACTTCGGGACAATTACGATATCCAGATCGAATTCGGCGATATTGGAAATATTCTGGCCATTATCTCTGTTGGCGACAGGGCGCTGGCCTTGGAACGTCTGGTCTCGTCTCTGTCGGAGATCAAAAGGCTTTATATGCGTGATAAGACAGGTATGTTTGATCATGAGTACATTACGCCTGATGTCGGCATGGCTCCGCAGCGCGCGTTTTATTCAGAACAGCATTCCCTGCCTATAAGAAAGAGCGCGGGACAAATCAGCGGGGAGTTTGTGATGGCCTATCCCCCCGGAATTCCAATACTCGCGCCTGGAGAGCGGATCACCGAGGAAATCATTGATTACATTGTCTATGCCAAGAGTAAAGGAAGTTTTCTTACCGGGACGGAAGATATGTTTATTGAAAATATTAGGGTTGTGGGGGAATGA
- the speE gene encoding polyamine aminopropyltransferase, whose protein sequence is MELWYTEQHTQNVRFTIKVDEQLYNGQSEYQRIDVFKSKEFGTFLTLDGLMMVTEKDEFIYHDMIVHVPMATNPGIKNVMVIGAGDGGTVRELTRYNGIENIDMVEIDKMVVDVCREYLPQTASKLDDPRVHLYFEDGLRFVRSKENTYDLVIVDSTDPFGPGEGLFTREFYGNCFKALKEDGILVNQHESPYYDEYAQAMQRAHKRIQEYFPICKVYQAHIPTYPSGHWLFGFASKKYDPVTDIKEESWNRLGIKTKYYNTDIHKGSFALPTYVKDLLTDTVE, encoded by the coding sequence ATGGAATTATGGTATACGGAACAGCATACCCAAAACGTCCGTTTTACCATCAAAGTCGATGAACAGCTCTATAACGGACAGAGTGAATACCAACGAATTGACGTCTTTAAGTCCAAGGAGTTCGGCACGTTCTTAACGCTGGACGGGCTGATGATGGTTACAGAAAAAGACGAATTTATTTATCATGATATGATTGTGCATGTCCCTATGGCAACGAATCCAGGGATTAAGAACGTCATGGTTATTGGTGCCGGAGATGGCGGCACTGTCAGAGAGCTTACCCGTTATAACGGGATTGAAAACATCGATATGGTGGAAATTGACAAGATGGTGGTCGACGTGTGCCGGGAATATCTGCCTCAGACAGCCAGCAAGCTAGATGATCCCAGGGTGCATCTTTATTTTGAGGACGGACTGAGATTTGTCCGTTCCAAGGAGAACACCTATGACCTTGTGATTGTTGATTCTACCGATCCATTCGGGCCGGGGGAAGGACTCTTTACCAGAGAGTTTTATGGCAACTGCTTTAAAGCGTTAAAAGAAGACGGCATTCTGGTCAATCAGCATGAAAGCCCTTACTATGATGAGTATGCGCAGGCCATGCAAAGGGCCCATAAACGCATTCAGGAATATTTCCCGATTTGTAAGGTATACCAGGCCCATATTCCAACCTATCCTTCAGGCCACTGGTTATTTGGTTTTGCTTCTAAAAAATATGATCCTGTCACGGATATTAAGGAAGAATCCTGGAACAGACTCGGGATCAAAACCAAGTATTATAATACCGATATTCATAAAGGAAGTTTTGCGCTTCCGACGTATGTGAAGGACCTCTTGACAGATACCGTGGAGTAA
- a CDS encoding ABC transporter permease: MAALYGILWQEFVLFKRKFWSTTIGAMVSPTLYLIAFGWGLGSGMQVEGRSYMEFVIPGIIAMSTMLVSFSNAANSINIARMYYKTFEEFMVAPVNMTVFALGKIIAGALYGMYSALLIIILVSVFAGGLPLSPYFILITLLNCFVFSAGGFLAGLMINSHGGMAKFSNFVITPMSFLCGTFFSIEKMPLVLKYFIQVLPLTHTSIGLRSTGEGIAAMALHFGVLAGYFIVLFIVGACYCKKVE; this comes from the coding sequence ATGGCTGCCTTATACGGAATATTGTGGCAGGAGTTTGTTTTATTTAAAAGAAAGTTTTGGAGCACAACGATCGGCGCCATGGTTTCACCGACACTGTATCTGATCGCTTTCGGCTGGGGATTAGGCAGCGGGATGCAGGTAGAGGGGCGCTCCTATATGGAGTTTGTGATTCCGGGGATTATCGCCATGAGTACGATGTTGGTAAGCTTCAGCAACGCCGCCAACTCCATTAATATCGCCAGAATGTATTACAAAACGTTTGAGGAATTTATGGTCGCGCCCGTGAATATGACGGTATTTGCGCTGGGCAAAATTATTGCCGGAGCGTTATACGGCATGTACTCCGCACTTTTGATTATCATTTTGGTATCCGTTTTTGCAGGAGGACTTCCTTTGTCGCCTTATTTTATCCTCATAACACTGCTGAACTGTTTTGTTTTCTCTGCCGGCGGCTTTCTGGCAGGTTTAATGATCAACTCACACGGTGGGATGGCCAAGTTTTCCAACTTCGTGATTACCCCGATGTCATTTCTCTGTGGGACGTTTTTTTCTATTGAGAAGATGCCCCTGGTATTGAAGTATTTCATCCAGGTGCTGCCGCTTACGCATACCAGCATAGGTCTAAGGAGCACAGGAGAAGGGATCGCAGCGATGGCCCTGCATTTCGGTGTATTGGCAGGCTATTTCATTGTGCTTTTTATTGTTGGGGCGTGTTATTGTAAAAAAGTAGAATGA
- a CDS encoding ABC transporter ATP-binding protein: protein MLRLINLTKKYGNLTAVNGLNLDIEDGEFFGLLGPNGAGKTTTVRMISTLTPKTSGDIVINNESMDRNLVAVKIKIGVVPQHNNLENEMTAWENLEAHGMLYNMSKALRKERIDELLEFTELTKRKNDLVGKYSGGMKRKLMIARALMHNPEILLLDEPTVGLDASARRKMWDLLKSLKSRGLTVLLTTHYIEEAEVLCDRVGLINGGALVELDSPQKLIEKVGKFAVENFVNGKTKEEFFETREEAVAYAAALEGSVNIRPSNLEDVFLKLTNRRVES from the coding sequence ATGTTACGTCTTATCAACTTGACTAAAAAATATGGAAACCTGACAGCGGTTAACGGGCTGAACCTGGATATTGAAGACGGGGAATTCTTTGGACTGCTGGGGCCGAATGGAGCAGGAAAGACCACGACGGTCAGAATGATCAGCACTCTGACGCCTAAAACTTCCGGTGACATTGTCATTAACAACGAAAGCATGGACCGGAACCTGGTTGCAGTTAAGATCAAAATCGGCGTTGTCCCCCAGCATAATAATCTGGAGAATGAGATGACCGCCTGGGAAAATCTTGAGGCTCACGGGATGCTTTATAACATGTCTAAGGCCTTAAGGAAAGAACGAATTGATGAACTGCTGGAATTCACGGAACTGACAAAACGGAAAAACGACCTGGTGGGCAAATATTCCGGCGGCATGAAAAGAAAACTGATGATTGCCAGGGCGTTGATGCACAATCCGGAGATTTTGCTTCTGGATGAGCCTACCGTCGGACTGGATGCCTCGGCCAGGAGGAAAATGTGGGACCTGTTAAAAAGCCTGAAAAGCAGAGGGCTGACCGTGCTCTTAACAACGCACTACATTGAAGAAGCTGAGGTGCTGTGCGACCGGGTAGGACTCATTAATGGCGGGGCCCTGGTGGAATTGGATTCACCCCAAAAATTGATTGAAAAAGTTGGTAAATTTGCCGTTGAAAATTTTGTTAATGGTAAGACCAAAGAAGAATTTTTTGAAACAAGGGAAGAGGCTGTCGCCTATGCAGCGGCTTTAGAGGGAAGCGTCAATATCCGGCCGTCCAATCTGGAGGATGTTTTCCTGAAATTAACCAATAGAAGGGTGGAATCCTGA
- a CDS encoding protein O-GlcNAcase, producing MKKKIVLLSLTVLLFGLGITAIAYYNTPIKDYQQPRAGEENEQTPPEDSFAIRGVIEGFYGTPWTMAQRINMLTFIGQHHLNTYVYAPKDDPYQRTNWSDLYPIGQLQQMKSLVQSAKANGVNFVYSISPGIPSPLPGETLTSAMVANSITFTSKADVQLLESKIDQLRSIGVHTFMLSFDDVQHYLKSSDQQVYGSDYPKAHIDLANKLLEDETVKDSSFRLWLAPTDYYGLKDSAYWTTIRSQLDPSIQVIWTGSWVLNKSITSSEADQVRRLLGRKPLIWDNYPVNDYTYAVKKAPQLFMGPLINRSEDLSAYTSGMLANPMLQPEASKVALYTVSQYLYNPSTYQPLQAWDEALQSMSGIGDALAFRKFCQYSSQSTLDTGDNTGFSKLAGAFWQEYQSGQHGPSELELRKELQLLSALPDNLKKTITNQQLLAEIGPWAVKLGEEGQAGLQALVYLDLSNNDPQKLTAKQQLQASLQQLRNNNLQIGSEVLSFINKAESN from the coding sequence ATGAAGAAGAAAATTGTCTTGCTTTCTTTAACAGTACTTCTATTTGGGTTAGGCATTACAGCCATCGCCTATTATAATACGCCTATTAAAGATTATCAACAGCCACGGGCAGGAGAGGAAAATGAACAAACTCCACCTGAAGACAGTTTTGCTATCCGCGGAGTTATTGAGGGGTTCTACGGAACCCCCTGGACCATGGCGCAAAGAATCAACATGCTTACCTTTATTGGCCAACACCATTTAAACACGTATGTCTATGCTCCCAAGGATGACCCTTATCAGCGGACCAATTGGTCAGACCTCTACCCAATTGGACAACTACAGCAGATGAAGAGTTTGGTGCAAAGTGCAAAAGCGAATGGAGTTAATTTTGTTTATTCTATTTCTCCTGGTATCCCGTCACCGCTGCCTGGTGAAACATTGACCTCAGCAATGGTTGCCAACTCCATTACCTTTACATCTAAAGCCGATGTACAACTGCTTGAAAGCAAAATTGATCAGTTGCGTTCGATTGGAGTTCACACTTTTATGCTTTCATTTGATGATGTTCAACACTACTTGAAAAGTTCTGACCAACAAGTGTATGGTTCTGATTATCCTAAGGCTCATATCGATTTAGCAAATAAATTGCTTGAGGATGAGACTGTAAAAGATTCAAGTTTCAGGCTTTGGCTTGCTCCCACAGACTACTACGGTCTTAAGGACAGCGCCTATTGGACTACAATACGGTCACAGCTAGATCCCTCTATACAGGTGATCTGGACGGGGTCTTGGGTTTTAAACAAATCCATTACAAGTAGTGAAGCTGACCAAGTACGGCGGCTTTTGGGTAGGAAACCTCTTATCTGGGACAATTATCCGGTCAACGACTATACCTATGCAGTAAAGAAAGCGCCACAACTATTTATGGGACCATTGATCAATCGTTCGGAGGATTTGTCGGCATACACGAGTGGCATGTTAGCAAATCCCATGCTTCAACCTGAAGCGTCAAAAGTCGCACTTTATACTGTTTCCCAATATCTGTACAATCCCAGCACGTACCAGCCGCTTCAAGCCTGGGACGAAGCGCTCCAGAGCATGTCTGGCATAGGCGATGCATTGGCCTTCCGTAAATTTTGTCAATATTCAAGCCAAAGCACACTTGATACGGGTGACAATACCGGGTTTTCCAAATTAGCCGGCGCTTTTTGGCAAGAATACCAATCAGGCCAGCATGGACCTAGTGAATTAGAACTTCGTAAAGAATTACAATTACTGAGTGCTTTGCCCGATAATCTTAAGAAGACGATAACCAACCAACAGCTCTTGGCAGAAATTGGCCCATGGGCAGTAAAACTGGGTGAAGAAGGGCAAGCGGGACTACAGGCTTTAGTATATTTAGATTTATCGAACAATGATCCGCAAAAGCTTACGGCTAAGCAGCAACTTCAAGCAAGCTTGCAACAGTTACGAAACAACAACTTACAAATTGGATCGGAAGTACTATCATTTATTAATAAGGCCGAATCTAATTAG